CTTTAAGAAAGATGGCTACGACTATCAAGTCAATAAAAGTCAATTATTGTCCAGTAAACAACCTATTAGGAAGTAGCAGTTTTCTCACGAAAGGGGCAACCACACCGGGGTTGCCCCTACAAACAATTGTGATTTTTGTACATTGGATTCCCCATGAATTCTCGATGGTTCCCCTTCTCAAGAGGGAGACGGCATGCGGGACTTTTGCCTCTCATCGCTTGCCAGTTAGCCAAAAAGTGTTCATCCATCCCCGTCCTTTCACATCGATGGCCCCGCGGGGTTGGAAAAGATATTTTTCTTGCAAGCGCTGTCGCATCGCTTCAGTGACTTGAATGCCTTCGGCTTCCCCTTGGGATTCCATGCGAGAAGCAACGTTAACCGTATCCCCCCACAGGTCGTAAATAAATTTTTTGGTGCCAATCACCCCCGCTACAACCGGACCGGTATGAATACCAATGCGAATTTGAAATGGTTTGCCGTCGTCTCGGTGATATTGCTGCACGATGTTTAGCATTTCCAAAGCCATATCAGCGATCGCTTCAGCGTGGTCTTCCCGCGGTGTAGGCAAGCCACCGGCGACCATGTAAGCATCACCAATGGTTTTGATTTTTTCCAACTGATAGCGGTCGGTGAGTTTGTCAAAGGCAGAAAATATCTGGTTGAGCAAATTCACCAGGTCGATGGGCAGCAGGCGGGCAGAAAGGGGGGTGAAATCCACTAGGTCGGCGAACATAATCGTTGCATCTTCAAATTGTTCGGCTACCGAACCTTGGGCTTGTTTGAGGCGGTCGGCGATTTTTTGGGGCAAAATATTGAGCAACAGTCGGTCGGATTTTTGTTGGGCCAGACGCAAGGCGGCTTCGGTGCGTTTGCGATCGCTGACATCGCGGAAATACCAAATACGTCCGTAATATTGTCCGGAACTGGAACGCACCGGACCGGAGTAGCGATCGAAGACCCGTCCGTCTTTGAAGGTGATTTCGTCGCGGGTCACTTGCGTGCGGTGCTTGGATAGGTAATTCATTTGCTCTAAAAATTCCTGGGGATTGTCCATAGGCCACAAAATCCAACTCAGCAGTCGTTCGGTATCCCCAGAAGCAATGACGTGGGGGGGAATGTTCCACAGCTCGCAAAACCGCTGGTTGTACGAGGCGATGTTACGGTTTTCGTCGAGAACCAAAATCCCATCGAGGGCAGCTTCTTGTTGGGCTTTGAGAATGGCGTTGCTGCGGCTGAGGGCTCTGGTAGCTTCAATGCGTTCGGTGATGTTTTCAGCAATGCACATTAAATGGGTGACGTTGCCATCTCCGTCTAACAAGGGCACTTGTAACGTGCGCAGCAAAATTTTGTTGCCATGGGCTGATTCTACTTCTTCTTCTGGAATTTCTTGCAGTTCTTTCTTTTCAACCACTTCTCGCTGTTGGGATTCAAAGATTTCTGCTGTTTCTGGTGGGTATAAATCCCGAACGTTATGAGAAATGGCTTGTTCGCTAGAGATACCAAACATTTTTTCGCAGGCTCGGTTCCACAATACGTAGCGATATTCGTTTTGTACGTCTTTGGTGTACAAGGCAAGGGGGAGGTGTTCGATGATGCTATCGAGAAACTGCTGCGATCGCCGCAATTCCTCCTCCGCCCGCATGCGATCGCGCACTTCTTGTTCGAGACGGTCATTTTGCTCTGCCAGCAGCTGCTGGGCTCGACGCAGTTGTAGTTGGTTTTCAATACGGATAAAAACTTCTTCCAGTTGAAATGGTTTGGTTATATAATCAACACCTCCCACCGAAAAAGCTTTTACCTTATCCGGCACCTCATCCAAGGCGCTCAAAAAAATGACAGGAATATCTTGGGTCTGTTCGTCCTCTTTGAGCTTTTCGCAAACTTCATACCCATCCATCTGGGGCATGTTAATATCCAAAAGGATTAAATCCGGTGGTTTGGCCTTAGCCGCCCGCAAGGCTGTACTTCCGTTAGTGACGCTACGCACTTTATAGCCCCGCTTGCCCAAAATTTCTGACAGCAAGCGTAAATTTGTGGGGGTATCGTCTACAATCAGAATATTGGCACTGGAGGCTTGGAACCGATCGATGGTCATAAGGTTTTGGGAGTGGCTCAAAGAAAATGGGTGGGGGGGGCGATCGCTTCAAAGATGCTTGAAAGGTAGGGAATGGAACTTACCTCGATCGAATCGCGATCGAACGCTCCGCTGGCCAAACTCAGGCATGTCGGCAACCAAAGACATTCCCGCCACTGGCTGGTATAGAAGCTCTCTGCTATCCTATCGCCAGCATGTCCCCGAAGCCAGATACATACCATCTCTATCATTTTATTTTTTTGTATAGTTTTCCACAACTTGCCTGGGAAGTTCCCACGCTTTCCCAGACGCAGCCATCTCGACGGCAGCTTCCGCATCTACCGGCGGCGAAAACCAAAATCCCTGTCCGTAGTCGCATTGCAACGCCTGCAACTTCTCTAACTGCTGGTAGGTTTCTATGCCCTCTCCAACAACTGTCATGCCCATGGTATGGGCCATATTGATAATAGCAGGTACAATCCCAGTGGGTGCTTCCTCAATGTGGCCAGAGGGAGGAGAAAGTTGTTGGATAAAGGATTTATCAATTTTTAGCACATCTACGGGAAATTCTTGCAGGTAGCTTAAAGAAGAATATCCCGTTCCGAAATCATCAATACTGATTTGAATGCCCCTTTCCTTAAGAGAATTCAAAATGGTTTTAGCGCGATCGCGGTTTTCCATAAACAAACTCTCAGTAATTTCTAACGTTAAACAGGCAGGTGGTAAACGAGATTCTAGCAAAACTCGATCGATGGTCGATAGCAAATCGGGTTGGGAAAACTGCCAAGCCGACAAATTTACGCAAATTTTACCATTGCATTCTGTGCCATTCCCTTCTGGTTGGAGGCAATACCAGCGAGCCATTTGCTGGCAAGCTGCCGCCAAAATTTGCCTGTCTATGGAGACAATCGCACCGGTTTCCTCTGCAACCTGTACGAACTCACCAGGCAAAAGCAAACCTTTTTCGGGATGCTGCCACCGCAAGAGCGTTTCAAATCCAATTAATTTTCCGCTTTTTAAACAAATAATGGGTTGGTAGTAAGGAAGCATTTGACCCTGATGAATTGCTTTTCTAATTTCCGTCTCCACCTGCAAAAATTCTACCACCCGGCGGCGCATAAAAATATCAAAAATACGATATTGACCCTTACCCAATTCTTTGGCTTGGTACATCGCCACATCAGCATCGCGCAAAATATATTCCGGTTTTTGGTAGCGGTTGTCTCCATAGGCGATGCCAATGCTGGTGTTCATATACACATCCCGTTCGGCTACCCAAAAAGGTTCGCCAAAAGCTTGTAAAATGGCCTCGGCCATTTCCGTTGCTTGGGAAAAATTGTCCATTTTTTCTAACAAAACCGCAAATTCATCTCCGCCCAAGCGAGCCAATTGAATTTGTAGGGAACACGCTGGTGATGAAAATCGCTCGAGAACTTGCTGCAGTCTTTTTCCAATAGCAATTAACAGCTCGTCACCGATAACATGACCGAAAGAATCGTTTACTTTTTTAAAGCGATCGCAGTCTAGAAATAAAACTGCAAATCGATAGCTTGGTTGGGCTTGGCAATGGCTGAGGGCTTCTTCTAAATGTTTGATAAATAGGGTACGATTGGGCAGTCCCGTGAGAGAATCTTTTAACGCCATTTCCAAAAGTTGCTGCTGGGCTTGTTGGCGTCGTTGAATTTCTTGCTGCAACTCCTGATTGGCCGCCTCCAATTGCTGGGTACGTTTCCGTACGCGATTTTCCAACTCAGCATTTAAATGGGATATTTCTTGTTGTGCTTTTCTTAAAGCTAGATGGTTTTCCACCCGTATCAAAACTTCTTCCACTTGAAATGGTTTGGTAATATAATCCACCCCACCTACTCGAAATCCCCGTACTTTATCCATCGCCTCATCGTGAGCGCTTAAAAAGATTACTGGAATGTCCTGGGTTTGCGGGTTGGTTTTTAACTGCTCGCACACTTCGTAGCCATTCATCTCAGGCATATTAATATCCAGCAAAATTAAATTGGGCGGTTTTGCCAATGCCGCCCGCAAAGCTGTCGGTCCGTTGGTGGCACTACGGACTTTATGTCCTTGCTGCTTCAATAATCGAGCAAGTAGTTGGAGGTTGGTTAACACATCGTCAACCAACAAAATATCTCCTTTGGGGGTAGATGCAAGTAAAGGCTCGTTCATAGCAAAATCTGGAGGTCAAGGGCATAGAGAAAGATTAACTGGCAAAACAAGAATTACAACGAATCTAATCGCTATTATAAGTTTCAAGCCACCCCCCTAACGTGATGTAGATCGTTTTTTAGCACAGAAATGCCATTGAAAATGGTGTTTGGGAAACAGTTGTGTGGGAAATATGTATAAAAACTTCACAATATCGTGGTTTGTAGTGGTGGGAAAATTCAATCCAGCTACCAACACCATTGCAATGAACATGGGCGAATTTTTGCTAAGCCCTTTCCCAGCTAATTGGGAAGTTTGGCTTCCAGATCGAACCGGATTGGTTCTTAGCTGGTGTCTTAGTTAGCGTTTAGGAGTACGCTTTCCGTACAAGCAACAATGGCATCGAAATCAAAATTGCGAGCCAACTCCGCCAATGCTTCCCCTAGGGGATAATTCCCAACCACCGTTTCGTCCAAACCATCCAGCAAGCTCAAAATGCTTTCCGAATCCGCTTCAATGGCAGCCTGGTGAAGCTCTTGTACCCATGGTTTTGGTAATTCTGCCAAAGCCGCCGAGACGGATACGGAAGAGGTAGCTTCCCTAACTTGATTTTTGTCCGTAACAGTGGCAGACACGGGCGCTGAAACCACTTCAGAACGTTCGTATAAATAGTGTACGTCCAAATAGTCTGCTGCTGTTTGCAGTATGGTTGTTGGAGAAACCGGTGTATGCAAGCAGTAGTTGCATCCAGCCTCAAGCATTTGGGTTTTTCCGTAGGGGGAACGATCTGCTTCTACCATGGCAATGGCTACCGT
This region of Geitlerinema sp. PCC 9228 genomic DNA includes:
- a CDS encoding EAL domain-containing response regulator; translation: MNEPLLASTPKGDILLVDDVLTNLQLLARLLKQQGHKVRSATNGPTALRAALAKPPNLILLDINMPEMNGYEVCEQLKTNPQTQDIPVIFLSAHDEAMDKVRGFRVGGVDYITKPFQVEEVLIRVENHLALRKAQQEISHLNAELENRVRKRTQQLEAANQELQQEIQRRQQAQQQLLEMALKDSLTGLPNRTLFIKHLEEALSHCQAQPSYRFAVLFLDCDRFKKVNDSFGHVIGDELLIAIGKRLQQVLERFSSPACSLQIQLARLGGDEFAVLLEKMDNFSQATEMAEAILQAFGEPFWVAERDVYMNTSIGIAYGDNRYQKPEYILRDADVAMYQAKELGKGQYRIFDIFMRRRVVEFLQVETEIRKAIHQGQMLPYYQPIICLKSGKLIGFETLLRWQHPEKGLLLPGEFVQVAEETGAIVSIDRQILAAACQQMARWYCLQPEGNGTECNGKICVNLSAWQFSQPDLLSTIDRVLLESRLPPACLTLEITESLFMENRDRAKTILNSLKERGIQISIDDFGTGYSSLSYLQEFPVDVLKIDKSFIQQLSPPSGHIEEAPTGIVPAIINMAHTMGMTVVGEGIETYQQLEKLQALQCDYGQGFWFSPPVDAEAAVEMAASGKAWELPRQVVENYTKK
- a CDS encoding adenylate/guanylate cyclase domain-containing protein, whose product is MTIDRFQASSANILIVDDTPTNLRLLSEILGKRGYKVRSVTNGSTALRAAKAKPPDLILLDINMPQMDGYEVCEKLKEDEQTQDIPVIFLSALDEVPDKVKAFSVGGVDYITKPFQLEEVFIRIENQLQLRRAQQLLAEQNDRLEQEVRDRMRAEEELRRSQQFLDSIIEHLPLALYTKDVQNEYRYVLWNRACEKMFGISSEQAISHNVRDLYPPETAEIFESQQREVVEKKELQEIPEEEVESAHGNKILLRTLQVPLLDGDGNVTHLMCIAENITERIEATRALSRSNAILKAQQEAALDGILVLDENRNIASYNQRFCELWNIPPHVIASGDTERLLSWILWPMDNPQEFLEQMNYLSKHRTQVTRDEITFKDGRVFDRYSGPVRSSSGQYYGRIWYFRDVSDRKRTEAALRLAQQKSDRLLLNILPQKIADRLKQAQGSVAEQFEDATIMFADLVDFTPLSARLLPIDLVNLLNQIFSAFDKLTDRYQLEKIKTIGDAYMVAGGLPTPREDHAEAIADMALEMLNIVQQYHRDDGKPFQIRIGIHTGPVVAGVIGTKKFIYDLWGDTVNVASRMESQGEAEGIQVTEAMRQRLQEKYLFQPRGAIDVKGRGWMNTFWLTGKR